ACGGCGACGGTCGCGCCGTATCGTTTGGTCAGGTGCGTCGCTTCGATCACAGGTCAACCCTGCCGGAACAAGCGGGAGTTCGGCATCCCTCCGGCGATCACATTCGCGGTGCACGCTTGTAGCCCGGAGTATTAAGCCTGAGGGCCAATGACCCACGGCCCCCGCGCGCATACGATCGGGGTCATGACCGTCGCGCCCCCTCCACCCCTGCTCAAGCGCCTGCCACCAGGTCTTTGGGTGGCGCTCTTCTGGTTGATGATCATCCTGGTGCGCGCTCTGCAACGGCCCGGCGAGCTGCACCACCTGCTCGACTACAACGGAAACACAGAGGGCGCGCCGCTGCTGGTCACCGCCGTCGTCACCACGCTGGGCACCCTGCTGCTGTTTCGCGCGCCACTGGCCGCGGTGGCCGCAGTGCTCGCGGGCGCCGTCTTCTCCTACGAGATGTGGGTTCGGGAGACGCCGTATGTGCTCTTCCTGTTGTCCGACGGACTGGTCGGCTACATCACCGCCAGTCGGGAGCGCCGCATCTCGCTCCTCGCCGCCCTGCTGCCGGTAGGGACGGTGGCCGGGTACACCGTCTGGGACGTGCTGGCCGGGTACCCCGTGAGTATCACGAAGTCGCTCACCCTCGTCGCGACTGTTGCCATCGCCTGGCTGATCGGCAACACGATTCGCCAAAGCCGCGCCCACGCCGAGACCATGCGCCTCCAGGCAACGCAGCAGGCGGTCACGGAAGAGCGGCTGCGTATCGCCCGCGAACTGCACGACATGGTCGCGCACAACATAGGCATCATCGCCATTCAGGCCGGCGTCGGCAGACGGGTCATGAGCAACCGGCCCGAACAGACCCGCATTGCCTTGGGCGCCATCGAGACGACCAGCCGAGAGACCCTCTCCGGTCTGCGGCGCATGCTCGGAGCGCTGCGGAAGACCGACGCCCAGGCAGCAGCGCCGGGTGAGCCGGTCTCGGGCCTGGCCCATGTCGATCAGTTGGTGGCGAGGACCAAGGATGTCGGCGTCCGGGTGGACGTGCGGCGCCGGGGCGAGCCCCG
The Streptomyces sp. CGMCC 4.7035 DNA segment above includes these coding regions:
- a CDS encoding sensor histidine kinase encodes the protein MTVAPPPPLLKRLPPGLWVALFWLMIILVRALQRPGELHHLLDYNGNTEGAPLLVTAVVTTLGTLLLFRAPLAAVAAVLAGAVFSYEMWVRETPYVLFLLSDGLVGYITASRERRISLLAALLPVGTVAGYTVWDVLAGYPVSITKSLTLVATVAIAWLIGNTIRQSRAHAETMRLQATQQAVTEERLRIARELHDMVAHNIGIIAIQAGVGRRVMSNRPEQTRIALGAIETTSRETLSGLRRMLGALRKTDAQAAAPGEPVSGLAHVDQLVARTKDVGVRVDVRRRGEPRSLPAEVDLAAFRIVQEAVTNVVRHSGTKDCSVTLDYRPDELVVEVVDLGCGGVAGSPGYGLVGMRERVSLLHGQFSAGLRPEGGFRVAARLPVPVEAAE